In Lentibacillus amyloliquefaciens, one DNA window encodes the following:
- a CDS encoding ABC transporter ATP-binding protein translates to MSKLLEVKDLSVSFKTYSGEVQAVRGIDFDLKKGETLAIVGESGSGKSVTTKAITQLLPKPQGFIKTGEVLFEGEDITKYTNKQMQKLRGKDISTVFQDPMTSLNPTMKVGKQIAEGLIKHRKMSKAQAKDKTIELLELVGIPQPETRLNQYPHQFSGGMRQRAVVAIALACNPKILIADEPTTALDVTIQAQILELMKDIQREMDSAIIFITHDLGVVANVADRVAVMYAGKIVEIGTSDDIFYNPKHPYTWGLLGSMPTLDSEEEELFAIPGSPPDMLNPPEGDAFAPRNRFALEIDTKMEPPMFKVSDSHYAASWLLHEHAPKIDPPEAVQRRMQGFASMDDGKDGDE, encoded by the coding sequence ATGAGTAAATTACTTGAAGTAAAAGATTTAAGTGTATCGTTTAAAACGTACAGTGGTGAAGTGCAAGCTGTGCGTGGAATAGATTTTGATTTGAAAAAAGGTGAAACATTGGCCATTGTGGGTGAGTCCGGCTCAGGAAAATCTGTGACAACAAAAGCTATCACCCAGCTGCTGCCAAAACCTCAAGGATTTATCAAAACGGGCGAAGTCCTGTTTGAAGGTGAAGATATCACCAAATATACGAACAAACAGATGCAAAAATTACGCGGTAAAGATATTTCCACTGTGTTTCAGGATCCGATGACATCCTTGAATCCGACAATGAAAGTAGGCAAACAGATTGCAGAAGGGCTGATCAAGCACCGGAAAATGAGTAAAGCACAGGCAAAGGATAAAACGATCGAACTTCTGGAACTCGTTGGAATTCCACAGCCGGAAACCCGCTTGAATCAGTATCCACACCAGTTTTCCGGCGGGATGCGTCAGCGTGCGGTTGTAGCGATTGCACTTGCCTGTAACCCAAAAATTCTGATTGCCGATGAGCCGACGACTGCTCTTGACGTAACAATCCAGGCCCAGATACTGGAGCTGATGAAAGATATTCAGCGGGAGATGGACAGTGCGATTATCTTTATTACCCACGATCTCGGGGTTGTAGCCAACGTAGCTGACCGTGTGGCTGTAATGTATGCCGGAAAGATTGTTGAAATTGGAACGTCCGACGATATTTTCTATAATCCGAAACATCCATACACATGGGGACTGCTTGGTTCGATGCCAACACTTGATAGTGAAGAAGAAGAATTATTCGCCATTCCGGGAAGCCCGCCGGACATGCTGAATCCGCCTGAGGGAGATGCGTTTGCACCACGGAACCGGTTTGCGTTGGAGATCGATACAAAGATGGAACCGCCGATGTTCAAAGTGTCAGATTCACATTATGCCGCCTCCTGGCTGCTCCATGAACATGCACCGAAGATCGATCCGCCGGAAGCCGTCCAGCGCAGAATGCAAGGCTTTGCTTCAATGGACGATGGCAAGGATGGTGACGAATAA
- a CDS encoding ABC transporter ATP-binding protein, which yields MEKEKVLEVKNLKKQFKLGRKSVVKAVNDISFDIYRGETFGLVGESGCGKSTTGRTIIRLHDATDGDVIFNNENVHGKKSKKDLLKLNRKMQMIFQDPSSSLNPKMTVMDIVAEGIDIHKLAKNEEDRKQRVQELLETVGLNKEHATRFPHEFSGGQRQRIGIARALAVEPEFIIADEPISALDVSIQAQVVNLLKRLQRDQELTYLFIAHDLSMVKYISDRIGVMYFGNMVELAESDELYRNPLHPYTKSLLSAIPLPDPDYERYRKRVAYDPTEHDTGEEPEFREVTPGHWVRCTTEEFERYKKELESN from the coding sequence ATGGAAAAAGAAAAAGTTCTTGAAGTAAAAAATTTGAAAAAGCAATTTAAATTAGGCCGTAAAAGCGTCGTTAAGGCTGTTAATGATATTTCCTTCGACATTTACAGAGGGGAGACGTTCGGTTTGGTCGGTGAATCGGGCTGCGGCAAATCAACAACAGGCCGGACAATCATCCGTTTGCATGATGCAACAGACGGCGATGTCATATTTAACAACGAAAATGTTCACGGCAAAAAATCAAAGAAGGATCTGCTGAAATTGAACCGGAAGATGCAAATGATTTTCCAGGATCCATCATCTTCACTGAATCCTAAAATGACTGTTATGGATATTGTAGCAGAAGGGATTGATATCCATAAGCTGGCCAAGAATGAGGAAGACCGGAAACAGCGTGTGCAGGAACTTCTGGAAACGGTTGGCTTGAACAAAGAACATGCTACCCGCTTTCCGCATGAATTCAGCGGCGGACAGCGCCAGCGTATTGGCATCGCACGAGCGCTCGCAGTGGAACCGGAGTTTATTATTGCTGATGAACCGATTTCCGCTCTTGACGTGTCAATTCAGGCGCAGGTTGTCAATTTGCTGAAACGGCTTCAGCGTGATCAAGAACTGACATATTTGTTTATTGCGCACGATTTGTCAATGGTTAAATATATTAGTGACCGTATTGGTGTCATGTATTTCGGTAATATGGTAGAACTTGCTGAAAGTGATGAATTGTACCGTAATCCGCTCCATCCTTATACAAAATCATTACTGTCGGCTATCCCGCTGCCTGACCCGGATTATGAGCGGTACCGGAAACGTGTGGCATATGACCCGACTGAGCATGACACAGGCGAAGAGCCTGAATTCCGGGAGGTTACACCGGGTCACTGGGTACGCTGCACAACAGAAGAATTCGAACGGTATAAAAAAGAGCTGGAAAGTAATTGA
- a CDS encoding 3D domain-containing protein, with protein sequence MKKLVASIATGVMIAGATVTTASAAEYEVEKGDNLWGIAQDNNTTVEELVDINNLKNTTIQPKQTLYLNDAYTVEKGDTLIGISQEFDVSVNDLKKWNNLNSDIIVVGQELDLNGANVEQSQNESASASESSSNESNESSEQEQSSEPEQSSEPAQTVSSNNNSNESSSNQESSSQNSPEGETISMTATAYTADCAGCSGVTATGVDLNANPNKKVIAVDPSVIPLGSKVHVEGYGYATAADVGGAINGNKIDVHVSSKSEANNWGVRTVDVTVVE encoded by the coding sequence ATGAAGAAATTGGTAGCTTCAATTGCTACAGGTGTCATGATTGCCGGCGCTACTGTAACAACTGCATCTGCAGCTGAGTACGAAGTTGAAAAGGGAGACAATCTTTGGGGAATCGCACAAGACAATAATACAACCGTTGAGGAATTAGTTGATATAAATAATCTTAAAAACACTACCATTCAACCAAAACAAACATTATACCTCAACGATGCATATACAGTTGAGAAAGGTGATACATTAATCGGTATCAGTCAGGAATTCGATGTATCGGTCAATGACCTGAAAAAATGGAACAACCTGAATTCTGATATCATCGTAGTTGGACAAGAACTGGACCTGAATGGTGCTAATGTTGAACAAAGCCAAAACGAATCGGCTTCTGCATCTGAAAGTTCATCCAACGAATCAAACGAATCAAGTGAACAAGAACAGTCATCTGAACCGGAACAGTCAAGTGAACCGGCACAAACTGTCAGCAGCAATAACAACAGCAATGAATCAAGTTCAAACCAAGAATCTTCATCACAAAATAGTCCGGAAGGCGAGACTATTTCGATGACAGCAACAGCATATACAGCTGATTGTGCTGGATGCTCAGGTGTCACAGCAACTGGTGTAGACCTGAATGCTAATCCAAACAAGAAAGTTATTGCAGTTGATCCAAGCGTTATTCCACTAGGATCAAAAGTCCATGTTGAAGGTTATGGTTATGCAACTGCAGCAGATGTAGGCGGCGCTATTAATGGCAACAAAATTGATGTTCACGTCTCATCAAAAAGTGAAGCAAACAACTGGGGCGTCCGCACAGTAGACGTAACAGTCGTTGAATAA
- a CDS encoding glycine C-acetyltransferase, with amino-acid sequence MTSKALQSFLNEHIKDLKERGLYNEIDPIEGANGPVINIDGKSKINLSSNNYLGLATNDQLKEAAKAAVDSHGAGAGAVRTINGTMDLHLELEKKLAEFKGTEAVISYQSGFNCNMAAISAVMDKNDAILSDELNHASIIDGCRLSRAKILRFNHSDMSDLRTKAKEAVESGDYNKVMIITDGVFSMDGDIAELPEIVKIAEEFDLITYVDDAHGSGVLGKGAGTVKHFGLQKKIDFQMGTLSKAIGVIGGYVAGRTELIDWLKVRSRPFLFSTAVSPADAAASTKAVDLLMESTDLNDKLWDNSHYLKDGLRKLGFDIGNSETPITPCIIGDEKDTQTFSKRLYEEGIYAKSIVFPTVPKGKGRVRNMPTAAHTKEMLDDALAAYEKIGKELGII; translated from the coding sequence ATGACGAGCAAAGCATTGCAATCATTTCTGAACGAACATATCAAGGATTTGAAAGAACGCGGACTTTATAACGAAATTGACCCCATCGAGGGAGCCAATGGTCCGGTTATTAATATTGATGGAAAAAGTAAGATTAATCTTTCGTCCAACAATTATTTAGGACTTGCAACCAATGACCAGCTTAAAGAAGCTGCCAAAGCAGCTGTTGATTCCCATGGTGCCGGAGCAGGTGCAGTGCGTACCATTAACGGCACCATGGATCTCCATCTTGAACTCGAAAAGAAACTGGCAGAATTTAAAGGTACTGAAGCAGTCATTTCGTACCAATCCGGTTTCAATTGTAATATGGCGGCCATTTCTGCAGTGATGGATAAAAATGATGCGATTCTTTCTGATGAACTGAACCATGCATCGATTATTGACGGCTGCCGTTTGTCCCGGGCAAAGATCCTCCGTTTCAACCATTCAGATATGAGTGATTTGCGCACCAAAGCGAAAGAAGCAGTGGAATCAGGGGATTACAATAAAGTCATGATTATTACAGATGGCGTTTTCTCGATGGACGGGGATATTGCCGAGCTTCCTGAGATCGTTAAAATAGCGGAAGAATTTGACTTGATTACTTATGTCGATGATGCCCACGGTTCAGGCGTGCTGGGCAAAGGTGCCGGAACCGTGAAACACTTTGGTTTGCAAAAAAAGATCGATTTTCAAATGGGTACCTTATCAAAAGCAATCGGTGTCATTGGCGGCTATGTTGCCGGGAGAACAGAATTGATCGATTGGCTGAAAGTCCGCTCGCGTCCGTTTCTGTTTTCAACAGCGGTTTCACCTGCAGATGCAGCGGCAAGCACGAAAGCCGTGGACCTCTTAATGGAATCAACTGATCTCAATGATAAATTATGGGATAACAGCCATTATTTGAAGGACGGGTTGAGGAAACTTGGCTTTGATATCGGCAATAGTGAAACGCCAATTACACCTTGTATCATAGGTGATGAAAAGGATACACAGACGTTCAGCAAGCGGCTGTATGAAGAAGGAATTTATGCAAAATCGATTGTTTTCCCGACAGTGCCCAAAGGAAAGGGACGCGTACGCAACATGCCGACAGCAGCCCATACGAAAGAAATGCTGGATGATGCACTTGCTGCCTATGAAAAAATCGGCAAGGAACTGGGTATCATTTAA
- a CDS encoding NAD-dependent epimerase/dehydratase family protein codes for MKKILVTGALGQIGSELLRQLRANYGTNNVIGSDIWQKEDEEGPFEIVDVTDEKAIYNAAKKHNADTIMHLAALLSAKAESVPQLAWNLNMGGLMNALEAARELDLQFFTPSSIGAFGPTTPKKHTPQETTMRPTSMYGVNKVAGELLCDYYFYRYGVDTRGVRYPGLISYMTPPGGGTTDYAVEIYYDAIKHKQCTSYIAEGTYMDMMYMPDALNAVVKLMEANPDKLVHRNAYNISAISAAPEDFAGAIRKHIPEFELKFDVDPVRQQIAESWPDNIDSSAAEEEWGFKAEYDIDLMTEDMLTKLQMK; via the coding sequence ATGAAAAAAATACTGGTGACGGGTGCTCTCGGACAAATTGGTTCAGAGCTCCTCAGGCAATTACGAGCAAACTATGGTACAAATAATGTCATTGGGTCAGATATCTGGCAAAAAGAAGATGAAGAAGGTCCGTTTGAAATTGTTGATGTTACCGACGAAAAGGCAATTTATAATGCTGCCAAAAAACATAACGCAGATACGATCATGCACCTGGCCGCTTTATTGTCAGCGAAGGCAGAGTCCGTGCCGCAACTGGCATGGAATTTGAATATGGGCGGCCTGATGAACGCCCTTGAAGCTGCGAGGGAACTGGATTTGCAGTTTTTTACGCCAAGTTCCATCGGGGCTTTCGGACCAACGACCCCAAAGAAGCATACACCGCAGGAAACAACTATGCGTCCAACGTCTATGTACGGTGTTAATAAAGTGGCAGGCGAGCTGCTCTGTGATTATTACTTTTACCGTTATGGTGTGGATACGCGCGGGGTCCGCTATCCAGGTTTGATATCTTATATGACACCGCCTGGCGGGGGAACAACCGATTATGCAGTGGAAATTTATTATGATGCCATCAAGCATAAACAATGCACTTCCTACATTGCTGAAGGAACATATATGGATATGATGTACATGCCGGATGCCCTGAATGCCGTCGTCAAGCTGATGGAAGCCAACCCGGATAAACTTGTGCACCGCAATGCTTACAATATTTCGGCTATATCCGCGGCACCGGAAGATTTTGCTGGTGCTATCCGAAAACATATTCCTGAGTTTGAGCTAAAATTTGACGTCGACCCAGTCCGTCAACAAATCGCCGAAAGCTGGCCTGATAATATTGACTCGTCTGCAGCAGAAGAAGAATGGGGCTTTAAAGCTGAATATGATATTGACTTGATGACCGAGGACATGCTTACAAAGCTGCAAATGAAGTAG
- a CDS encoding ABC-F family ATP-binding cassette domain-containing protein — MLTVNNVSLRYADKKLFEDVNLKFTPGNCYGVIGANGAGKSTFLRVLSGEAEPQTGNISKSPDERIAVLKQEHFAYDEYGVMETVLMGHERLYEVKQEKDAIYMKSDFSEEDGMRAAELEGEFAEMNGWEAESDAAILLKGLGVNESLHSAKMADLPEDQKVKVLLAQALFGNPDILLLDEPTNGLDIHAIQWLEEFLINFENTVIVVSHDRHFLNKVCTHIADVDYGKIEIYVGNYDFWYESSQLAQKMAQEENKKKEEKIKDLKAFIERFSANASKSRQATSRKKLLDSITLDDIKPSSRKYPYINFTPNREIGNDLLFVEGLTKTINGEKVLDNVSFTMNKDDKIALIGKNDIAKTTLLEIIMGNMEPDAGTYKWGVTTSQSYFPRDNSAYFDGNDLPLVDWLRQYSPEDETETFLRGFLGRMLFSGDQALKKASVLSGGERVRCMLSKMMLSGANVLVLDEPTNHLDLESITSLNNGLKRFKGSVLFTSHDHEFIQTIANRLIEITPQGLVDKEMSYDEYVADKELQTKVEAMYAS, encoded by the coding sequence ATGCTAACGGTTAATAATGTAAGCTTGCGATATGCTGATAAAAAATTATTTGAAGACGTCAATTTAAAATTCACGCCGGGCAATTGCTACGGTGTCATTGGAGCAAATGGAGCAGGCAAGTCCACTTTTCTCAGGGTCCTTTCCGGTGAAGCCGAACCGCAAACAGGTAATATTTCCAAATCCCCGGATGAACGGATTGCCGTGCTCAAGCAGGAGCATTTTGCCTATGATGAATACGGAGTCATGGAAACTGTCCTGATGGGGCATGAGCGATTATATGAAGTAAAACAGGAAAAAGATGCGATTTATATGAAGTCTGATTTTTCCGAGGAAGATGGTATGCGGGCTGCTGAACTCGAGGGAGAATTCGCTGAAATGAACGGCTGGGAAGCAGAGTCCGATGCAGCAATACTGTTGAAGGGACTCGGAGTTAACGAATCCCTTCATTCAGCAAAAATGGCTGATCTGCCCGAAGACCAGAAAGTAAAGGTGTTACTTGCACAAGCACTCTTTGGGAATCCGGATATTTTACTTCTGGACGAACCGACAAACGGTTTGGACATTCATGCCATTCAGTGGCTGGAAGAGTTTCTGATCAACTTTGAAAACACAGTGATCGTTGTTTCTCATGACCGCCACTTTTTAAATAAGGTATGCACACACATTGCAGATGTTGACTACGGAAAAATTGAAATCTACGTCGGCAATTATGACTTCTGGTATGAATCCAGTCAGCTGGCACAAAAAATGGCCCAGGAAGAAAATAAGAAAAAAGAAGAAAAAATTAAGGATCTGAAAGCTTTTATTGAACGATTCAGTGCAAATGCGTCGAAATCACGCCAGGCCACATCGAGGAAAAAGCTGCTCGACAGCATCACGCTGGACGATATCAAGCCTTCATCAAGAAAATATCCTTATATAAACTTTACACCTAATCGTGAAATCGGCAACGACCTGCTGTTTGTCGAGGGTTTAACCAAAACCATTAACGGTGAGAAGGTCTTGGACAATGTCAGCTTCACGATGAACAAAGATGACAAAATTGCACTGATCGGTAAAAACGACATTGCGAAAACGACACTGCTGGAAATTATTATGGGCAATATGGAACCTGATGCCGGCACGTACAAATGGGGTGTGACCACATCACAATCCTATTTCCCAAGGGATAATTCAGCATATTTCGATGGCAATGATCTGCCGCTGGTCGACTGGCTCCGGCAATATTCGCCGGAAGATGAAACGGAAACCTTCCTGCGCGGATTTTTAGGAAGAATGTTGTTTTCCGGCGACCAGGCATTGAAAAAAGCAAGTGTCCTGTCCGGCGGTGAGCGTGTCCGCTGTATGCTGTCGAAAATGATGCTTTCAGGTGCCAATGTGCTGGTTCTTGATGAGCCGACCAACCATCTGGATCTGGAATCAATCACATCTCTGAACAATGGTCTGAAGCGATTCAAAGGATCAGTCCTGTTTACATCCCATGACCATGAATTTATCCAGACGATTGCTAATCGGCTTATTGAAATTACACCTCAAGGTCTTGTCGATAAAGAAATGAGTTATGATGAGTATGTAGCAGATAAAGAATTGCAGACAAAAGTTGAAGCGATGTACGCCAGCTAA
- a CDS encoding YpmS family protein → MPKHDKKKNKWKQFFFWLLGLNVLVVLAILTLIFWPVSETETPGGSEENTMQSSEFTVRTSKQNVNELVNAYIEKLLEDTSHEYSVSLEENVELRGELPVFSSTVPVSVYLEPVVQDNGDIILKQESISLGQLALPNQKIMEYLKKYLPMPNWVTVDPANEEIYVAVTDMQIRSNLNVSVESFDLETNNLAFNIEIPYETLGIEKRFY, encoded by the coding sequence GTGCCAAAACATGACAAGAAAAAGAATAAGTGGAAACAGTTTTTCTTCTGGCTCCTTGGTTTGAACGTACTGGTAGTTCTGGCTATATTAACGCTGATTTTCTGGCCTGTATCCGAAACAGAAACACCTGGAGGGTCAGAAGAAAACACAATGCAAAGTTCAGAATTTACGGTGCGCACTTCAAAACAAAACGTCAATGAATTGGTGAATGCATATATTGAAAAACTTCTGGAAGACACAAGTCATGAGTATAGTGTTTCATTGGAAGAAAATGTCGAATTGAGAGGCGAACTTCCTGTCTTTTCCTCCACTGTGCCGGTCTCTGTCTATTTGGAGCCAGTCGTTCAGGATAATGGCGATATCATTCTGAAGCAAGAGTCGATTTCGCTTGGGCAGCTGGCACTCCCGAACCAAAAAATTATGGAATACCTGAAAAAATATTTACCGATGCCTAATTGGGTGACGGTCGATCCGGCCAATGAAGAAATCTATGTAGCCGTCACCGATATGCAAATTCGCAGTAACTTGAATGTCAGTGTTGAGAGCTTTGATCTTGAAACTAACAATCTTGCATTTAATATTGAAATACCTTATGAAACGTTGGGAATTGAAAAGCGATTTTATTGA
- a CDS encoding SGNH/GDSL hydrolase family protein, translating into MMNRRYAFLILGILLIGITVFFIIDKPESTNEETPDNTQQEQQQDRPGGETKQEEEVDQEENQTSEKTAGEQIGQLREVFSEVVQTTIDFFSNRESNVTALGDSLTQGVGDNVTDGGYVGILDNTINANNHLVTFDNYGKHGHRSDQLLKRLEEQQVAQSVENADMVLITIGANDIMQVVKENFTDLKINDFTPAKETYEENLRQIFDKIYSLNENTHIYLIGIYNPFMNYFPDIKELDIIVEDWNNISRSVAAEHEDATFIPVADLFSSGDKKLFADDNFHPSHRGYQLFARRILEHLTNQ; encoded by the coding sequence ATGATGAACAGACGATATGCTTTTCTCATTTTGGGTATACTGCTCATAGGCATAACTGTCTTTTTTATTATAGATAAGCCGGAATCAACCAATGAAGAAACACCCGACAATACACAACAGGAGCAACAGCAAGACAGACCCGGAGGTGAAACCAAACAAGAGGAAGAAGTCGATCAGGAAGAAAATCAGACTTCTGAAAAAACTGCCGGGGAGCAGATTGGTCAATTACGGGAGGTTTTCAGTGAAGTTGTCCAGACGACCATTGATTTCTTTTCCAATCGGGAATCAAACGTGACAGCACTTGGTGATTCACTAACTCAGGGTGTCGGTGACAATGTAACCGATGGCGGCTACGTTGGTATATTGGATAATACGATCAATGCGAATAATCACCTTGTGACATTTGATAATTACGGCAAACATGGTCATCGGTCCGATCAGCTTCTAAAGCGGCTTGAAGAACAGCAAGTGGCCCAGTCCGTTGAAAATGCCGATATGGTCCTGATAACAATCGGAGCAAATGATATTATGCAAGTTGTTAAAGAAAACTTCACCGACCTGAAGATTAACGATTTTACGCCGGCAAAAGAAACGTACGAAGAGAATTTACGGCAAATTTTTGATAAAATCTATAGCTTAAATGAAAACACGCACATTTATTTAATTGGGATATACAATCCTTTTATGAATTATTTCCCTGATATTAAGGAATTGGATATAATTGTTGAGGACTGGAATAACATCAGCCGAAGCGTGGCGGCGGAACATGAAGACGCAACATTTATCCCGGTGGCGGATTTATTCAGTTCCGGGGATAAGAAATTATTTGCAGATGACAATTTCCATCCGAGCCACAGGGGCTACCAGCTTTTCGCAAGACGCATCCTGGAGCATTTAACAAATCAGTAG
- a CDS encoding PLP-dependent aspartate aminotransferase family protein — MTDFHLQSQETQLLHGGQEPDPTTGSRAVPIYQTTSYVFRDTEHAQNLFGLAEPGNIYTRIMNPTNDAFEQRMALLEDGVAAVATSSGMAAITLSILNLAGSGDEIVADSNLYGGTYNLFVNTLPRYGINVKLVDGTDHESIKNAITDKTKAIFGETITNPSLNVLDLEALAGIAHENGIPLIIDNTFATPYGTKPLAWGADIVVHSATKWIGGHGTTIGGVVVDGGRFNWGNGNFPGFIEPDESYNGLRYVDLGPPAFAMKLRVQLLRDIGASLSPQNAFLLLQGLETLHLRVERHNQNAEKVADFLVNHPAVEWVNYPGLKDHPSHDIAGKYLQNGFGSIITFGIKGGRDAGRKLIDNITLWSHVANVGDAKSLIIHPGSTTHQQLDAEGLEKSGVTEELVRLSIGLESTKDTLADLDQAIAKATGETPVIQSSEGDAIQWLLASPFDRSNGDIRQKAIAVFGLDSGDDEFYQNTQKLKQLGFKIVPISLSEPSVLEEEAYSQLQDVPITVDAVLTNDETLPGQTAETLAKKNGKILWAEKASAIEQSLESAGASGIAVISDKNAYDEAIRLRKNGA; from the coding sequence ATGACCGATTTCCATCTGCAAAGCCAGGAAACCCAATTACTTCACGGTGGTCAGGAGCCGGATCCTACAACAGGTTCCCGGGCAGTTCCAATCTATCAGACGACTTCCTATGTATTCCGGGATACCGAACATGCTCAGAACCTTTTCGGACTGGCAGAGCCCGGCAACATTTACACACGTATCATGAACCCGACTAATGATGCGTTTGAACAGCGCATGGCACTGCTGGAAGATGGTGTGGCAGCTGTTGCTACCTCATCCGGTATGGCGGCCATTACGTTATCGATTTTAAACCTTGCCGGAAGCGGTGATGAAATCGTAGCCGACAGCAATCTGTATGGCGGCACGTATAATTTATTCGTCAACACGCTGCCGCGATATGGCATCAACGTTAAACTTGTCGATGGCACTGATCATGAAAGTATTAAAAATGCCATCACCGATAAAACAAAAGCAATCTTTGGCGAAACGATTACCAATCCAAGCCTGAATGTATTGGATCTGGAAGCACTTGCAGGAATTGCTCATGAAAATGGCATCCCGCTTATTATTGATAACACGTTTGCAACACCTTATGGTACGAAACCACTCGCTTGGGGTGCTGATATTGTCGTTCATTCAGCTACCAAATGGATCGGCGGTCATGGTACAACCATCGGTGGTGTCGTGGTTGACGGTGGCCGTTTTAACTGGGGGAATGGCAATTTTCCTGGATTCATTGAGCCGGACGAAAGTTATAACGGCCTTCGATATGTTGACCTTGGTCCGCCTGCCTTTGCGATGAAACTGCGCGTTCAGCTTCTGCGTGACATCGGTGCTTCTTTAAGTCCGCAAAATGCGTTTCTTCTCCTGCAAGGTCTTGAAACACTTCACTTAAGAGTCGAACGCCACAATCAAAATGCTGAAAAGGTCGCTGATTTTCTGGTTAACCACCCTGCTGTTGAGTGGGTTAACTATCCAGGTTTAAAAGACCATCCTTCTCATGATATCGCCGGGAAATATTTGCAAAATGGCTTCGGATCGATTATTACATTCGGCATTAAAGGCGGACGTGACGCAGGCAGAAAGTTAATCGACAATATTACGCTCTGGTCCCACGTTGCCAATGTCGGGGACGCGAAGTCACTTATTATACACCCGGGCTCAACTACTCACCAGCAACTCGATGCTGAAGGCCTGGAGAAAAGCGGTGTAACAGAAGAATTAGTCCGTCTATCAATCGGACTGGAGTCAACAAAAGATACACTCGCTGACCTTGACCAGGCAATTGCCAAAGCAACCGGTGAGACACCGGTGATTCAATCGTCTGAAGGAGATGCGATTCAATGGCTGCTGGCTTCCCCATTTGACCGGAGCAACGGTGATATCCGTCAAAAGGCAATTGCTGTCTTTGGACTGGACAGCGGGGATGATGAGTTTTACCAAAACACGCAAAAATTAAAGCAGCTTGGCTTTAAAATTGTACCGATCAGCTTATCTGAACCGAGTGTTTTAGAAGAAGAAGCATATTCACAGCTTCAGGATGTGCCGATTACAGTTGACGCTGTCTTAACCAATGATGAAACATTGCCCGGGCAAACAGCTGAAACACTGGCTAAGAAAAACGGAAAAATCCTGTGGGCAGAAAAAGCATCCGCAATAGAGCAATCACTTGAAAGCGCCGGAGCCTCCGGGATAGCAGTCATTTCTGATAAAAATGCTTACGACGAAGCTATCCGCCTTCGCAAAAACGGTGCCTGA